The region CGTTACGCAGGATGGTGAAGGGGACGCCGGATGCGACGAGCGCCTCCTCGGTCGACTTGTGCTCGGGTGCGAGCACCAACGCCGACGTCGTGGCGGCCGGCGCGCTCGTGTAGACGATGCGCGCGACGCCGGCCTCTTTCGCCGCGGCGATCACGGTGGCGTGCTGGCTGGCGCGCTGCCCGACCTCGCTCCCCGAGACGAGTAGCAGCGTGTCACCCGGCCTGACCACGGCCGCGACCGTCTCGGGCTTGGTGTAGTCGAGCTCGGCGACGGTGACGCCGCGTGCGGCGAAGTCGGCGAGCTTACCGACCGAGCGCCCGGTAGCGACGATGTCGGTGGCCGCGGTACCGCGGGCGAGGAGGGATTCGACGACGAGGCGTCCGAGCTGGCCGGTTGCACCGGTGATGACGAGAGACATGGTGTCCTTTCGGGTTGGTACCTACGAGAACCGGGGCTCGCCACGATACATTCCTCGGCGAGTGTACCCACTTTCAGGTAAGTTACCCACATGGACGTAAGTATGATGCACAACCTCACCGGCTTCGGCTTCACGGCCGGAGTGCTGCCCGCCAACTGCCCATCCCGAACCGTGCTCGACCACGTCACGAGCAAGTGGGGCGTCCTCGTGCTGATCGCCCTCTCACAGCAGTCGCTGCGCTGGGGCGAACTACGCCGCACCATCGAGGGCATCAGCGAGAAGATGCTCGCCTCGACCCTGCGCACCCTCGAGGCCGACGGGCTCGTGCTGCGGGAGGCACAACCGACGATCCCGCCGCGCGTCGACTACAGCCTCACCCCGCTCGGCCGCGAACTGGCCGACCGTCTGCTGCCGCTGATGGGCTGGATCGCCGACAACGCCGACGAGATCGTCGCCGGCCCGCAGCGGGCACAATAGGACGATGACCGCCACCGCCCTCCCCCGCATCGTCGTTGTCGCCACGGGAGGCACGATTGCCGGTTCCGCGGCATCGACGACCGACACCACGGGGTACCGGGCCGGCACGAGCGGGGTCGACGCCCTGATCGACGCGGTCCCAGAGGCGCGCTCGCTCGCCGACCTCAGGGGCGAACAGTTCGCCAGCATCGATTCGTCGGATGTCACGGACGAGGTACTCCTCGCGCTGGCCCGCCGCGTCGACGCGCTGCTCGCATCGCCCGAGGTCGACGGCGTCGTGGTCACCCACGGCACCGACACGCTCGAGGAGTCCGCCTACTTCCTGCACCTCGTGCTCGACTCCGCCAAACCCGTGGTGTTCACGGGCGCGATGCGGCCGGCCAGCGCACTCAGCGCAGACGGGCCGCTGAATTTCTACGCGGCGGTCGCCGCGGCATCCGCCCCCGCCAGCATCGGCCAGGGCGTCCTCGTCGTGCTCAACGACGAGATCCACTCCGCGCGCGACGTGTCCAAGTCGACGAGCCTGCGCGTCGACTCGTTCGCGTCCGCCTACGGTCCGCTCGGGGTGGTCGTCGGCGGCCGCGTGCTCTACTACCGCGCGGTCGTCCGCCCGCACACGACCGCGACCGAGTTCCGCCTTGGCGCCGTCGACGCCCTGCCCAAGGCCGCGGTCGTCTACGCCCACTCCGGTCTCGACGACTCGGTGGGCGAGTTGCTGGCCGCGGCACGCTACGCCGTGATCGTGCACGCCGGCTTCGGCAACGGAACCGTCTCCACCCGCATGATCGAGCCTCTCGAGTCCGCCCGCCTCGCCGGCAGCATCGTCGTGCGCGCCACCCGCACGGGCAGCGGCCACGTCACGGCCGTCGGCGCGAGCCGCGCCGAGGTGAACGGCTGGATCTCGGTCGACGACCAGAACCCTCAGCGCGCCCGCATCCTCGCCTGCCTCGCCCTGACCGTCACGCGCGACCACGACGAGATCCAGCGCATCTTCGACACCTACTAGTCTCTCCAGAAACAGCCAGCGTCAGACAAAGGAGTCTTATGCCGCAGCAGCAATCCGACGCGATCGTGATCGGCGCGGGCCTCGCCGGCCTGGTCGCCACGGCCGAACTCGTGGCGGCGGGAAAGACCGTCACGGTGCTCGAGCAGGAGCCGGAGTCGAACTTCGGCGGCCAGGCCTGGTGGTCGTTCGGCGGGCTGTTCCTCATCGATTCGCCCGAACAGCGACGCATGGGGATCCGCGACTCGCTCGAGCTCGCCCGGCAGGACTGGCTGGGCTCCGCCGGCTTCGACCGCGAGAACGACCGCTGGCCGAGGCGCTGGGCCGAGGCCTACCTGCAGTTTGCCGCGGGCGAGAAGCGCGCCTGGCTGCGGGAGCGCGGCGTGAGCTTCTTCCCTGTCGTCGGCTGGGCCGAACGGGGCGGCTACACGGCGAACGGGCACGGCAACTCCGTGCCCCGCTTCCACATCACCTGGGGCACGGGGCCGGGCGTCGTCGAACCGTTCGCGCGGGCGGTGCGGGAGGGCGTCGACCGCGGGCTCGTGACGCTGCGGTTCCGCCACCGGGTCGACGGTCTCGTGGTGACCGACGGCGCGGTGGTCGGGGCGCGCGGCGCGTTGCTCGCACCCGACCCCGCCGCCCGCGGCGTGGCGAGCAACCGGGACGTCGTCGGCGACTTCGAACTGCACGCGGGCGCGACGATCGTGACGAGCGGGGGCATCGGCGGCAACCACGAGCTCGTGCGCGAACTCTGGCCGGCCGACCTGGGCGCACCGCCGCAGCACATGCTGAGCGGGGTGCCCGCCCACGTCGACGGCCGCATGCTGACCATTGCCGACGAGGCCGGCGCGCACCTGGTCAACGGCGACCGCATGTGGCACTACGTCGAGGGCATCACGAACTACGACCCGGTGTGGGCGCGGCACGGGATACGCATCCTCCCCGGGCCGTCGAGCCTGTGGTTGGATGCCACGGGCAAACGCCTGCCGGTGCCGCTGTTTCCCGGCTTCGACTCGCTCGGAACGCTGCGGCACCTGCGCACCACGGGCTACGACCACTCCTGGTTCATCCTGACCCAGTCCATCATCGAGAAGGAGTTCGCGCTCTCGGGCAGCGAACAGAACCCCGACCTCACCGGCAAGAGCGTGCGGGAGCTCGCGAAACAGCGCCTGGGCAAGGGCGCCACCGGTCCCGTCGAGGCCTTCAAAGAAAAAGGGGTCGACTTCCACGTCGCCGACACGCTCGACGAGTTGCTCGCCATGATCGACGACGGGGTCATCGATCCCGCCCGGGTGAGACAGGAGGTCGAGTACCGCGACCGCCAGCTCGACAATCCGTTCTCGAAGGACGCGCAGGTCAACGACCTCCGGCAGGCGCGCAACTACCGCGGCGACAAGCTCATCCGCGTGGCTAAGCCACACAAGCTGCAGGACCCGAAGGCCGGGCCGCTCATCGCGGTGAAGCTGCACGTCGTCACGCGCAAGACGCTCGGCGGTATCGAGACGAATCTCGACGGGCAGGCCCTGCGGGGCGGCAGCGGCGACCCCGTTCCCGGACTGTTCGCGGCGGGCGAGGCGAGCGGCTTCGGGGGCGGCGGGATGCACGGGTACCGCTCGCTCGAGGGTACCTTCCTCGGCGGCTGCATCTTCAGCGGCCGAGAGGCGGGTCGGGCGGTCGCGCGCGGCTGAGCCGGGATTCGATAGGATTTGCGCACGACCCGAGGGAGCCTCATGACGGATGTCAACTCTTCACCGCCGCCCGCCGGCTGGTACCCCGACCCCGCGGGCAGTGACCGCACGCGCTGGTGGAACGGTTTCGGCTGGTCCGACACGTACGGCGAAACCGCGCCGGCGGCCGCACCCGTCGGGCACACGCCCCCTGCCGGCGACCTCGCCGCCTACGGCAGCTCGCCGTCACCCGCCTACGCGCCGGCCTATGGCAACGCCCCGGCCCACGCGAACGCCCCCGCCTACGGCGCCGAGGAACTCTCCGCGCCCGAGGGCACCTCGCCCTACACGCCCTTCATCTGGGCGCTGGCGGTGCTTCCCGTCGTCGGGCTGATCAGCAACATCTACACGCTCGTCAACTTCGACCAGATCCTGGCCGACTCCCTCGACCCGAACGCGCCCCTCGTCGCTCCCGTCGACATCGTGCAGGGCGCTATCGGTTGGGTGATGATCGGCCTCAGCGTGCTGTTGGGTGTGCTCGACTGGCGTGCGCTCAAAAACGCCGGGGTCCCCCGCCCGTTCCACTGGGCGTGGATCTTCTTCTCGGTGATCGGCGTGCCCGTCTACATGGTCGGTCGCTCGATCGTCGTGCGCCGTCGGGTCGGCTCCGGACTGGCTCCGATGGTGGTGAACCTCGCGCTCATCGTGGTCAACTTCGCGCTCGGCATCGTTGCCGCCGTGGTCGCGGTCGGCGCCGTGTTGGACTCCGGCATGGTGCCCTGACCCGAGGGGTGAATAGGCTGGCGACATGACCGACACAGGAATCGACCCGTCAGTGGCACCGAGCGGCTCCGGCTGCGTGGAGTGCGAGGCCGACGGCGGATGGTGGCTGCATCTGCGCCGGTGCGCGGCGTGCGGGCACATCGGCTGCTGCGACGACTCGCTAGGGAAGCACGGCACGGCGCACTGGCGCGAGACCGGACACCCGGTCATCCGCAGCTTCGAGCCCGGCGAGAGCTGGTTCTACGACTTCGACAGCCTCGAGACGTTCGAGGGGCCGCAACTCGCCGCGCCCGAGCACTACCCGCTCACCCAGTCGGCGCCAGGTCCGGCCGACCGGCTACCGGCCGACTGGCAGAGCCTGCTGCGCTGACGACCGTGGTCGTGCGCCGCGCGACCCTCTACTCTGCGACGGGCGTCGACGCGAGCATGCCGAGCATGTACTCGTAGAACCTGTCGCCGTCGACCTTCTCGATCGCCGTCACGTTGTTGTCGTCCGACTGCCAGTCGAACACGGTCGCGCCGCGGGTGATCGTGCCCTCGGTCTCGACCTCGAGCCGGTAGCGGCTCTCGGCGGTCACGTAGCCGCGGTCGATCGCGAGCAGCGCCGTGAGCGAGTCGCAGTGCGACGAGCCGGCGAGACCGACCCGCGTGTCGAAGTCGAAGGTCGCCTGATTGGCCCGCACGAAGAACCGCGCGAGCGGGGTGTCGAGCGCCGCGATGCGGTCGATGCGGCCCTGGTCGAACACGGCGTCGGTGATCGTCAGCGGGTCCCAGCTGATCACGACGACGTCGGCGAATCCGGCCGAGAAGACGATGTCGGCGGCCTCGGGGTCGACGTAGATGTTGTACTCGGCCGCCGGCGTGATGTTGCCGCGGGCGTTGATCGATCCGCCCATGACGTAGAGGCTGCCCACGTTGGCCGCGAACTCGGGATCTTTCCGCACGGCCAGCGCGATGTTCGTGAGCGGACCGATCGCGACGATGCGCAGTTCACCCTTGTGCTCGCGCGCGATGCGGATCATCGCGTCGACCGCGTGTTCTTCGGATGCCACGTGCCCGTCGTCAGGGCGCTTGAGCCCGCCCACGCCGTCGCCGTGCACGTCCTCCGCGCTCGCCCACGGGCGTTCGAGCGGGTCACGGGCGCCGAGGAACACCGGCACCTCGCCGAGGCGACCGGCGAGCCCGACCGTGAGGAAGGCGTTGTCGACCTGCTGGTCGAATCCGACGTTGCCGGCCACCATCGTGATGCCGCGCAGGTCGGCGCGCGGGTCGAGCAGGCCGACGAGCAGCGCGAAGCAGTCGTCTGCCGCGGTGTCGGTATCGATGAGGAGGGGAATCGGCACGGTTAGTCTTTCGTTAAGAGGGCAATCGGGATATCGTACCAGTTGGTACGAAGTCCCCCTCATTGCCGACGACGGTGTACCCCGCACGAGGCATACCCAGCCATGAAAGGCGAGCCTGTGCCCGACGAACGCGAGCGACTGCTGCGCCTTACCGCGCACTACCTCCTCGAGCACGGCGTCCTCGAAACCAGCCTGCGCACTCTCGCCGAGGCGATCGGGTCGAGCCACCGCGTGCTGCTCTACTACTTCGGCTCTCGCGAGCGGCTCATCACCGACGCGCTCGACGAAGCGGCGCGGCTCTCCTCCGTGCGTGACGCGAGCCTGCTCGGCCCGAGCGGCACGGATGCCGACGTGGAGCGCGAACTCGTGCGGGTCTGGCGGCTCGTCTCGGCCGACGACCAGCTGCTGCTCATCCGGCTCTTCCTGCAGGTCGTCGCGCTCGCCCTGCACAACCCGGGGCCATACGAGGCCTTCATCGACGGCCTGCAGACGGAGTGGATCGGCTCGTACGCCGCGTATCTACGGCAGCACGGCGTCGCCTCTGCGGAGGCGGACGACCTGGCCGCCGAGATCGTCGGACTCCAGCGCGGCCTCCAGCTGGAGCGCGCGATCGGCGGCTCGTCGGTCATGCTCGACCGCGCGTTCGCGGCGGCCGCCGGCCGCTGGGCCGAACGAGTGGCGACGTTCGCCTAGCCCGAGGGTCAGCGGGCGAGGGTCAGCGGGCGAGGGTCAGCGGGCGAGGGTCCAGGCGCGGCGCTTCGCCAGAACGTGGCCGCGCTTCGTGGTGAGCCGCGTCCATGGTCCGGTCTCGAAGATCTGCACGTCTTCGTCGCCGGAGAGGAAGCCGAGACTGAGCGCGGCAAACCCCGCTCCGGCCGGAACGTGTTCGAGCCCGCGGATGGGCTGGCCCCATACCTCCGAACGGACGCGGTGGACGATCTGCTCGCCCGTTCCGGTGGGGATGGCGCCCGCAACGGCATCGATGCCCGCACGCGCCACCTCGTCGAGCATGCGGCTCGAGGTGCCGGGCAGGGGCGTCCAGCCGCCGCGCGGGGGCGAGATGGCCGCCCACGATACGGTGTGCACCTGCATCGGTAGCGTCACGGTGACGGGCGCCGCCGCATCCGAAACTTCGCTTTTCTTGTTGGCGATCCGCTGCAGCAGCGATCCGACGGGCACGACCGCGTCGAAGGTCTCCTTCTCGGGCAACGAGAACGTACGCAGCCCCAGCACCGTCGGGCTCTCGTCGAGCAGGCCCGACGGATAGAAGACCGCGACGTAGACCGCGAGCACACCGGACGCCGCGATGAGGCGCACCGAACCGTCCTCGACACGGCCGGCGCGACTCAGGTAGGTGCTGAGGTCGTCGAGTGCGAGGGAATCCTGGAGGGTGAATGCTTGGCTCATCTGCGTTCTAAACTACAGGGCATGAGCGACCCCGTGAGCGGCCTTCTGGCTGCACTCGACCTGACCGACACCGGCGCACGCACGAGCGAAGACATTTTCACCGGGCCCAGCCAACCGCAACCGATGGGCCGGGTGTTCGGCGGGCAGGTGCTCGCGCAGTCCCTCGTCGCGGCGATGCGCACTATTTCGGAAGACCGCTTCGTGCACTCGATGCACGGCTACTTCCTGCGCCCGGGTGACGCCGCGCAGCCCATCACGTTCTCGGTCGACCGCATCCACGACGGTCGCTCGTTCTCGACCAGGCGCACGCAGGCCTATCAGAACGGCCTCCCGATCCTGTCGATGATCGCCTCGTTCCAAGACCTGGACGACGGCCTCGACCACCAGGTGTCGATGCCGACCGGCCTTCCCGAGCCGGAGTCGCTGCCGAGCGCGGCCGAGACGCTCGAAGGAATCGACCATCCCGTTGCCGCCGACTGGGCGTACGGGCGCGCCTTCGACATGCGCCACGTGCCGTCGCCGATCTACTTCACCGTGGAGGGCGAGCAGGTTCCGCACCAGGCCGTCTGGCTCAAGGCGAAGAGCGCGCTTCCCGATGACGACAACCTGCACCGCGCGGCCCTCGCCTACGCGAGCGACTACTCGATCCTCGAGCCGATCATGCGCGGACACGGAGTGCCGTGGGCGCTACCCGGACTCAAGGCCGCGAGCCTCGACCACGCGATGTGGTTCCACCGGTTCGGCCGGGTCGACGACTGGTTGCTCTACGTGCAGGAGTCGCCGACCGCCGTGGGCGGCCGCGGCCTCTCGCTCGGTCGCATCTTCACCCGGGACGGCATACTTCTGGCCAGCGTTGCACAGGAGGGCATGGTGCGAGTACCGTCGCGATGACCGGGAGCACCATTCCCAGAGCGGGAATATCTAGACCGGTGTGTTGTTGATAACAATAGTCAACAAGAAAGCTGGTGGGCCATGCAGGTACGTAATTCGCTCAAGTCGCTCAAGAAGGCACCCGGATCGCAGGTTGTGCGCCGTCGCGGACGCACGTTCGTGATCAACAGCGCCAACCCGCGCATGAAGGCGCGTCAGGGTTAGACCCGTCGCAGCCGAAGTGCCCGCCACTTGACAGGACCCGCCGTTCACGAACGGCGGGCCCTCCGGCTTTTAACGCCACCGGTCATCCCGCGCTGTCCGCATCGCTGGACGTGGAAACCCCTCCGAGTTCGGCGAGCGAATCCGCGTCGAGCGCGGTTCCCGTGGTCACCGCCTCGATGAGGCGAAGTGTCGCCTGAGCGGCAGCCGTCGGACCGTGCGCACCGCGTGTGCCCGTGATTCCGGGCAAGGGGGCAATCATCAGACCCACGTCGACCATGGCGAAGTGAGCGACCCCGTCCAACTCGAGAACGGCACCCGTTCCGTTCGCGAGAAGGGAATCGAGCGCCGCGTCGTATTCGGGGTTCGGGTCCGCATCCCCCGCCACGACGGCGAGCACCGGCTGTCGAACCGGGGCCGCCCCGTCTGGCGAGCGGGGCATCCCGTCGATGTCGACGACTCCCGCGATCCGATCGTCGAGGCGCGCGGCTTCCAGAGCCGCAGCACCTCCCAACGAGTGCCCCGCCGCGATGATCTCCGTCGTGTCGGCGGACTTCAGTGCGGGCAGAGGAACCTGGTCGCTGCGGAGATGATCGATCACGGCGCGCATGTCGGCGGCACGAATCGACGTCCAGTGATCGGCGGAGGCCTGGTCGCGCGCATCGTCGCCGGTAGTCGTCAGTTCACTGAACGCCGATGTTCCATCGGCGAGCTCTGCGACCGGTGCGTCGTACGGATGGTCGAGTGCGATCACGACGACGCCGTTGCTGGCGAGCTCCTCCGCCCACGAGGTGAAGAACCAGCGGGTGCTATTGAGCCCGGGCGAGGCGATCACGACGGGAAACGAGCCGTCGGCGGGCTCGCCCTGCCAGGTCGCGTTACCTCGAGCCCGAACGAGGCTGTCGAACAGCACAGCCGGGACACCGTATTGCGCGGCGAGGGCCTCGGTCAGCTCGGAAGCGCGGTCACGCTCGGGAAGATAGGGGGCCGGCTCGCCCCCACCCGCCGCCGGGTACCAGATCGTCGCCGGCAGCGACCGGGTCTCGCCCGCCGCATCCCCGCCGCGCGCATCGCGGGAGTCGTCGGTCCAGACTTCCGAATCGATCCCGACGTCGTACACACCGGTCGGGGCTGCCACGTAGACGGGCGGCAACGCCCACGCACCCCCTGCGAGGCCGAGGCAGCCCAGCCCGACAGCGACGCCGGTCGCGACTGCGATGCGCGGCAGACGACCCGACCGCAACCACACCACGACGGCGGCGCCCACCAGCGCACTGCACCCCATCGCCAACAGGACCGGGCGCGCACCCTCGAGAACGAAACCGAGTATGAGCGTAGAGATGGCGGCGACACCGACGATCACTACCGGCACCGCACTGCGCCGACGGGTGACCGTGGCGACGACGATCGAAAGCAGAATGAGCGTTGCCGCGGCAACATCGATCCAAGGCACGAACGAACTCCTGAGAAAACCTATTGGAGTTCTGACTCTAGGATTCCCCGATCGCGGCGACATCGGCCGCGAGAGTCATATCGCGTCACTACAGCGGATGATCTCCGGCTAGGGGCGCTTGGCGAAGGCGACCGGCTCCTCGACGTACGGGGCCCACGCCTCGCGCTGCTCGTCCGTGATGCGCTGCGGGCGTCCGGTCGCCAGCTCCACCATCACCAGTGTGGTCGCGGCGCGCGTGTACAGCAGACGCGGCTCCTGATCCTCCGGCGAGTACACCTCGTAGCTGATCTCGAGGCTGGCACCGCCGAGGCGGCCGATCCACAGTTCCACGTCGAGCGGCTGGCGCATGTACGGGATCGGCAGCAGGTATTCGATCTCCTGCCGCGCGATCAACGCCACCACCTTCGCGCCCGGCCGCGCATCCAGAATCGCCATCGACGAACCGGGCGAACCGTCGTCGTTGATCCAGAACGCCTGGATGCGGGCCTCCTCCAACAGGCGGAACATCTCCGCGTTGTTGACGTGGGCGTAGGCGTCGAAATCGGACCAGCGCAGGCTGATCGGAACGTTGAGCCGCATGATCCGCGCGCTTTAGTCGCGCGACAGCTTGCGGTACACCGAGCTGTTGGGCTTGGCGGCGTCGGCGCCGAGGCGCTGGATCTTGTTCTCCTCGTACGACTCGAAGTTGCCCTCGAACCAGTACCAGTTAGACGGGTCCTCCGCGGTGCCCTCGTAGGCGAGGATGTGGGTCGCGATGCGGTCGAGGAACCACCTATCGTGAGTGATCACCACGGCGCAGCCGGGGAACTCGAGCAGCGCGTTCTCGAGCGAGCCCAGAGTTTCGACGTCGAGGTCGTTGGTCGGTTCGTCGAGCAGCAGCAGGTTGCCGCCCTGCTTGAGCGTCAGCGCGAGGTTGAGGCGGTTGCGCTCACCACCCGACAGCACGCCGGCCTTCTTCTGCTGGTCGGGACCCTTGAAACCGAACTGCGACACGTAGCCGCGCGAGGGGATCTCGGTCTTGCCCACCTGGATGAAGTCCTGGCCGTCGGAGACGACCTCCCAGAGGGTTTTGTTCGGGTCGATGCCGCCGCGGTTCTGGTCGACGTACGAGATGTCGACCGTCTCGCCGATCTTCAGGTCGCCGGAGTCGAGCGGCTCGAGGCCGACGATCGTCTTGAACAGCGTGGTCTTACCGACACCGTTCGGGCCGATGACGCCGACGATGCCGTTGCGCGGCAGCGTGAAGCTCAGACCGTCGATGAGCACGCGCTCGTCGAAGCTCTTCTTGAGGTTCTTCGCGTCGATCACCTGCGCGCCGAGGCGCGGGCCGACCGGGATCACGAGCTCTTCGAAGTCGAGCTTTCTCGTCTTCTCCGCCTCGTTGGCCATCTCCTCGTACCGGGCCAAGCGCGCCTTCGACTTGACCTGGCGCCCCTTAGCGTTGCTGCGCACCCACTCGAGTTCGCTCGACAGGCGCTTCGCGAGCTTGGCGTCCTTCTTGCCCTGGACGGTGAGGCGTTCCTGCTTCTTCTCGAGGTAGGTCGAGTAGTTGCCCTCGTAGGGGTAGAGCTTGCCGCGGTCGACCTCGGCGATCCACTCGGCGACGTGGTCGAGGAAGTACCTATCGTGGGTCACGGCGAGCACGGCGCCCGGGTACTTGGCGAGGTGCTGCTCGAGCCAGAGCACGCTCTCGGCGTCGAGGTGGTTGGTCGGTTCGTCGAGCAGCAACAGGTCGGGCTTCTGCAGCAGCAGCTTGGTGAGCGCGACGCGGCGCTTCTCACCACCGGACAGGCTGTCGACCGGGTAGTCGCCCGGCGGGGTGCGCAGCGCCGCCATGGCCTGCTCGAGCTGAGAGTCGAGGTCCCAGGCGTCTGCGGCGTCGATCTCTTCCTGCAGCGTGCCCATTTCGGCGAGCAGTGCGTCGAAGTCGGCGTCGGGCTCGGCCATTTCGAGGCCGATGGCGGCGTGACGGTCGACCTTGGCCTTGATGTCGCCGACTCCCTCCTGCACGTTCTCGAGCACGGTCTTCGTCTCGTCGAGCTCGGGCTCCTGCATGAGGATGCCGACGGTGTAGCCGGGGCTGAGCCGCGCCTCGCCGTTGCTCGGGGTGTCGAGGCCCGCCATGATCTTCAGGATTGTGGACTTACCGGCTCCGTTGGGGCCGACGATGCCGATCTTGGCACCGGGGAAGAACGACATGGTCACGTCATCGAGGATCAGCTTGTCGCCGACCGCTTTGCGGGCGCGCACCATCGTGTAAATAAATTCGGCCATGCGACCAGTCTACGGAACGACGCAGCGGGCACGACCGCGCGCGCCGGTCAGAAATCGATCGAGCGCGTCTTTCCGACCAGGCACTTGCCCGTACCCAGCAGCGGTGCCGCGAGCGCGTTGTAGCCGGCCGCGCCGGTCTGGCCGATCAGGCAGGTTCCGTTCGCCCGCACCGAGAACTGGATCGTTTCGGCCGCCTCCGTGCCGACCGTGGCGTCGGGGGTGACCTCCATGTCGGCCTTCGCGAAACCGGCGGCGACCAGATTCTCGACGAGCTGCTGGCCGTTCGGAGTCGGCACCGTCTCGAGCAGCCGACGGTTGACGAAGTCGAAGTAGGGCAGGTTCGCCTCGGCGTCGCCGGCCGGAAGCAGGACCGGGTCGGGCTCCGGCGTCGGCGTCGGGCTCGCCGACGCGCTGGACGTCGGCCTGCTGGTCGGTTCGTCGATCGGCGGCGCGGTGCAGGCGGAGAGCGCCAGCCCCAGTAGCACGCCCGTGAGCGAAACACCGGCGACAATATCCGCGCGG is a window of Conyzicola nivalis DNA encoding:
- a CDS encoding winged helix-turn-helix transcriptional regulator codes for the protein MDVSMMHNLTGFGFTAGVLPANCPSRTVLDHVTSKWGVLVLIALSQQSLRWGELRRTIEGISEKMLASTLRTLEADGLVLREAQPTIPPRVDYSLTPLGRELADRLLPLMGWIADNADEIVAGPQRAQ
- a CDS encoding asparaginase — protein: MTATALPRIVVVATGGTIAGSAASTTDTTGYRAGTSGVDALIDAVPEARSLADLRGEQFASIDSSDVTDEVLLALARRVDALLASPEVDGVVVTHGTDTLEESAYFLHLVLDSAKPVVFTGAMRPASALSADGPLNFYAAVAAASAPASIGQGVLVVLNDEIHSARDVSKSTSLRVDSFASAYGPLGVVVGGRVLYYRAVVRPHTTATEFRLGAVDALPKAAVVYAHSGLDDSVGELLAAARYAVIVHAGFGNGTVSTRMIEPLESARLAGSIVVRATRTGSGHVTAVGASRAEVNGWISVDDQNPQRARILACLALTVTRDHDEIQRIFDTY
- a CDS encoding FAD-binding dehydrogenase; protein product: MPQQQSDAIVIGAGLAGLVATAELVAAGKTVTVLEQEPESNFGGQAWWSFGGLFLIDSPEQRRMGIRDSLELARQDWLGSAGFDRENDRWPRRWAEAYLQFAAGEKRAWLRERGVSFFPVVGWAERGGYTANGHGNSVPRFHITWGTGPGVVEPFARAVREGVDRGLVTLRFRHRVDGLVVTDGAVVGARGALLAPDPAARGVASNRDVVGDFELHAGATIVTSGGIGGNHELVRELWPADLGAPPQHMLSGVPAHVDGRMLTIADEAGAHLVNGDRMWHYVEGITNYDPVWARHGIRILPGPSSLWLDATGKRLPVPLFPGFDSLGTLRHLRTTGYDHSWFILTQSIIEKEFALSGSEQNPDLTGKSVRELAKQRLGKGATGPVEAFKEKGVDFHVADTLDELLAMIDDGVIDPARVRQEVEYRDRQLDNPFSKDAQVNDLRQARNYRGDKLIRVAKPHKLQDPKAGPLIAVKLHVVTRKTLGGIETNLDGQALRGGSGDPVPGLFAAGEASGFGGGGMHGYRSLEGTFLGGCIFSGREAGRAVARG
- a CDS encoding DUF2510 domain-containing protein → MTDVNSSPPPAGWYPDPAGSDRTRWWNGFGWSDTYGETAPAAAPVGHTPPAGDLAAYGSSPSPAYAPAYGNAPAHANAPAYGAEELSAPEGTSPYTPFIWALAVLPVVGLISNIYTLVNFDQILADSLDPNAPLVAPVDIVQGAIGWVMIGLSVLLGVLDWRALKNAGVPRPFHWAWIFFSVIGVPVYMVGRSIVVRRRVGSGLAPMVVNLALIVVNFALGIVAAVVAVGAVLDSGMVP
- a CDS encoding UBP-type zinc finger domain-containing protein → MTDTGIDPSVAPSGSGCVECEADGGWWLHLRRCAACGHIGCCDDSLGKHGTAHWRETGHPVIRSFEPGESWFYDFDSLETFEGPQLAAPEHYPLTQSAPGPADRLPADWQSLLR
- a CDS encoding nucleoside hydrolase, encoding MPIPLLIDTDTAADDCFALLVGLLDPRADLRGITMVAGNVGFDQQVDNAFLTVGLAGRLGEVPVFLGARDPLERPWASAEDVHGDGVGGLKRPDDGHVASEEHAVDAMIRIAREHKGELRIVAIGPLTNIALAVRKDPEFAANVGSLYVMGGSINARGNITPAAEYNIYVDPEAADIVFSAGFADVVVISWDPLTITDAVFDQGRIDRIAALDTPLARFFVRANQATFDFDTRVGLAGSSHCDSLTALLAIDRGYVTAESRYRLEVETEGTITRGATVFDWQSDDNNVTAIEKVDGDRFYEYMLGMLASTPVAE
- a CDS encoding TetR/AcrR family transcriptional regulator, whose product is MKGEPVPDERERLLRLTAHYLLEHGVLETSLRTLAEAIGSSHRVLLYYFGSRERLITDALDEAARLSSVRDASLLGPSGTDADVERELVRVWRLVSADDQLLLIRLFLQVVALALHNPGPYEAFIDGLQTEWIGSYAAYLRQHGVASAEADDLAAEIVGLQRGLQLERAIGGSSVMLDRAFAAAAGRWAERVATFA
- a CDS encoding acyl-CoA thioesterase, with the translated sequence MSDPVSGLLAALDLTDTGARTSEDIFTGPSQPQPMGRVFGGQVLAQSLVAAMRTISEDRFVHSMHGYFLRPGDAAQPITFSVDRIHDGRSFSTRRTQAYQNGLPILSMIASFQDLDDGLDHQVSMPTGLPEPESLPSAAETLEGIDHPVAADWAYGRAFDMRHVPSPIYFTVEGEQVPHQAVWLKAKSALPDDDNLHRAALAYASDYSILEPIMRGHGVPWALPGLKAASLDHAMWFHRFGRVDDWLLYVQESPTAVGGRGLSLGRIFTRDGILLASVAQEGMVRVPSR
- the ykgO gene encoding type B 50S ribosomal protein L36: MQVRNSLKSLKKAPGSQVVRRRGRTFVINSANPRMKARQG
- a CDS encoding alpha/beta hydrolase family protein: MPWIDVAAATLILLSIVVATVTRRRSAVPVVIVGVAAISTLILGFVLEGARPVLLAMGCSALVGAAVVVWLRSGRLPRIAVATGVAVGLGCLGLAGGAWALPPVYVAAPTGVYDVGIDSEVWTDDSRDARGGDAAGETRSLPATIWYPAAGGGEPAPYLPERDRASELTEALAAQYGVPAVLFDSLVRARGNATWQGEPADGSFPVVIASPGLNSTRWFFTSWAEELASNGVVVIALDHPYDAPVAELADGTSAFSELTTTGDDARDQASADHWTSIRAADMRAVIDHLRSDQVPLPALKSADTTEIIAAGHSLGGAAALEAARLDDRIAGVVDIDGMPRSPDGAAPVRQPVLAVVAGDADPNPEYDAALDSLLANGTGAVLELDGVAHFAMVDVGLMIAPLPGITGTRGAHGPTAAAQATLRLIEAVTTGTALDADSLAELGGVSTSSDADSAG
- a CDS encoding acyl-CoA thioesterase, with amino-acid sequence MRLNVPISLRWSDFDAYAHVNNAEMFRLLEEARIQAFWINDDGSPGSSMAILDARPGAKVVALIARQEIEYLLPIPYMRQPLDVELWIGRLGGASLEISYEVYSPEDQEPRLLYTRAATTLVMVELATGRPQRITDEQREAWAPYVEEPVAFAKRP